The nucleotide window CGCGCCTGCAAGTTGCGACGGAAGATGCGAATGACAAAACCTTTGCTTGATGGCGTGATTGGTTATATATTTTTACCAATTCCACGATTTGCGGAGGATCACCCATGGAAATGCCAAAGCCCGATGCAAGCGTTCTGGCACGGAAAGCCCGGATCGTGGAGCTCCTGACCAAGGTGCTGCCTTCCTCCGCCGTGATCCACGACGAGACGGAGACGCGCGCCTACGAATGCGACGCGCTGACCGCCTATAAATGCCCGCCGCTTGCGGTGGTGCTGCCCTCGTCCACCGAAGAAGTGGCGGAGATCCTCAAGATCTGCCACGCGCAGGGCGTTCCGGTCGTGCCGCGCGGGGCGGGAACGTCGCTGGCGGGCGGGGCCTTGCCCACGGCGGACAGCGTGATCCTTGGGGTGGCCCGGCTGAACCGCGTTTTGGAGACAGATTACGAAAACCGCATCATCCGGGTACAGACCGGGCGCACGAACCTGAGCGTGACCGGCGCGGTGGAGGCGGAGGACTTCTTCTACGCACCCGACCCGTCCAGCCAGCTGGCCTGCGCCATCGCCGGCAATATCGCGATGAATTCCGGCGGCGCCCACTGCCTGAAGTACGGTGTGACCACGAACAACCTTCTAGGCGTTACGATGGTGACGATGGAAGGCGAGGTGATCGAGATCGGTGGCGCACATCTGGACAGCGGCGGCTACGATCTTCTGGGCCTGATCTGCGGCAGCGAAGGCCAGTTGGGCGTGGTGACAGAGGCGACCCTGCGCATCTTGCGAAAGCCCGAGGGCGCGCGGCCCGTCCTGATCGGGTTCGACAGCAACGAGGTCGCGGGGGCCTGCGTGTCGGACATCATCAAAGCCGGTGTCCTGCCCGTTGCGATCGAGTTCATGGACCGCCCGATCCTTGAGATCACGGAGCGCCACGCGAAGGCCGGCTATCCCGACTGCGAAGCGTTGCTCATCGTGGAGGTCGAAGGCTCCGAAGGGGAGATCGACGCGCAACTTGGCCTCATCAAGCAGATCGCACGGTCCCACAACCCGGTCGAACTGCGCGAGGCGGAAACCGCGGAGGAGGCCGGGCGCATCTGGCTGGGACGCAAAAGCGCCTTCGGCGCGGTCGGTCAGGTGGCCGATTACATGTGCCTGGACGGCACGATCCCGGTGAGCGAATTGCCGAGGGTCCTGAAGGGGATCGAAGAGATCGCAGACAAATACGGGCTGAAGGTCGGCAACGTCTTTCATGCCGGCGACGGGAACATGCATCCGCTGATCATGTTCGATGCCAACAAGCCGGGCGACCTGGAACTGTGCGAGCAATGCGGCGCGGATATCCTGCGGCTCTGCGTGGAGGTGGGCGGCTGCCTGACCGGAGAGCACGGGGTGGGCGTGGAGAAACGCGACCTCATGGGCGCGCAGTTTACCGAGGCCGACATGGAAGTGCAGATGAAGGTCAAGGATGTCTTCGACCCGGCGTGGTTGCTGAACCCGGCCAAGGTGTTCCCCCTGGCGGCCTCCGCCCGTCGCCGCGAGAAGGATTTCGCTGCTTGACGGCACCGACCGACCGGGGTTCCACCCCGGACCCCGCAAAGGGGGGCTGTCTGCCCCCCTTTGATCCCCCCGAGGATATTTGAGGCACATGGAAGGAGCGGGCGCGATGTTGAGCCCTGCGAGTGAGACAGAACTGGCCGAGATGATTGCCGGGGCCGCAGCACCTTTGCGCATCCGTGGGGGTGGGACGCGATCCATCGGCGCCGCGGGAGCCGGAGAGGTCCTGAGGACCGATGCGCTGTCGGGTGTGGAGCTCTATGAGCCCGGCGCGCTGACCCTCGTCGTGCGCGCGGGCACGCCGTTGGAGGAGGTTGAGACGCTGTTGGCCGAGGAGGGTCAGATGCTGCCCTTCGAGCCGCCACGGATGGCCGGGGTTCTGGGGCGGGACGGTGTGTCTACCATCGGAGGCGTGGTTGCCGCCAATGCCTCCGGCCCGCGCCGGTTCCAGGCCGGGGCCTGCCGGGACGCGCTGATCGGGGTGCGCTTCGTCGATGGTACCGGGTCGGTCCTGAAAAACGGTGGTCGGGTGATGAAAAACGTCACCGGCTATGACCTGGTGAAGTTGATGGCCGGGTCGTGGGGGACATTGGGCGTGCTGAGCGAGGTGGCATTCAAGGTCCTTCCGAAGCTCAACGGGGCGACATTGCGCGTCCACGGGGTGGAGGGCGCGCGCGCCCTGGACGCGATGACGCGGGCTGTGACATCGCCCTTCGATGTCAACGGCGCGGCGCTCGTTCCGGGGGAGGGCGCGTATCTGCGGGTCGAGGGGTTGGAGACCTCCGTCACCTACCGCATCGGCAAGTTGAAGGATCTGTTGGGGGATCTGGGCGAGATCGAGGTGATTGACGACCCGGAGGCCTCCGCCGCCCTGTGGCGCGACCTGCGGGACGTGGCGCGGTTCGCGGACGGAACGGCGGCGCTGTGGCGGATATCCATGAAAGCGTCGGACATGGTGGCAACCTTCCTGTCCGGTCCCTTGCGGGAGGTCGCGTTCGACTATCAGCTGGATTGGGCCGGGGGCCTTGCATGGGTGCGCCTGTCCGAAGATGCCGCGGCGCACGCGGCCACCACGCTGGGGGCGGGCGGGACCGGCGCGGAGGCCGGCATCGTCGCCTTCCACCGGCACCTGCAGAACATGTGCCGCGCGCAGACGGGCGGCCACGCCACCCTGTTCCGGGCACCCGACAGCGTCCTGTCACAGGTTGATGTGTTCCAGCCCGAGGCCGCTGGCGTGGCGCGTCTGTCGGCGGGCTTGCGGGCGAAGTTCGACCCGCGCGGCATCCTGAATCCGGGGCTGATGGGGACATGATACGATGAGCGCCTTTGCCCTGACGGGATTTGCAGGCTTCGTGGCACTCTACTGGGTGCCGGTCCTGCTGCCGCCGATGATCGGGTGGCCGGTGGCGGGCCTCCTTGCCATGCTGGCCGGTCTCGGCACGATCATCGCGCTCCTTACACCACCGGCGCAGAGTTTCGTCGACCTGGGGCCGTTCGTGTTCTCGGTCGCGGGAATTCTTGCCATCGGCGCGACCGCTCCGGCGGCTTTGGTCCAGTGGATCGGTGTGCGCGGCGGTCCCTCTTTGCGCCTCCGCGTCGTCGGGTTTCTCGGCGCGCTACTCCTCTCGGCGGGGCTGCTCGCTATCTTCCTTTCCTTCTGACGGTGCCGCCATGCAAACGACCTTTACGCCAGAGCAGCTGAAAGATTCCGCCACCGCGCGGTCGAACGAGATCCTGCGCACCTGCGTCCATTGCGGGTTCTGCACGGCGACCTGCCCGACCTACCAGGTCTTGGGCGATGAACTCGACAGTCCGCGGGGGCGCATCTACCTCATCAAGGACATGCTGGAAAACGGCCGACCCGCCGACGAGAAGACGGTCAAACATATCGACCGCTGTCTGAGTTGCCTGGCCTGCATGACGACGTGCCCGTCGGGGGTGCATTACATGCATCTGGTCGATCACGCGCGGGAATACATCGAGAACACGTACAAACGCCCCCTGTTCGAGCGGGTCCTGCGGTGGACATTGGCGCAGATCCTGCCCTATCCGATGCGGTTCCGCGTGGCGCTCCTGGGGGCCAAGATCGGGCGGCCCTTCGCGCGGCTGATGCCCGATGCCCGCCTGCGCGCGATGTTGGAAATGGCGCCCAAGCAGATCCCGCCGGTCAGTCGCAATGATGATCCGCAGACCTTCCCGGCCGCCCAGAAAAAGATGCGTGTGGCCTTGATGACGGGATGTGCCCAGAAGGCGCTGAACACGGACATCAACGATGCCACGATCCGGCTTCTGACGCGATTGGGGGCGGAGGTTGTGGTGGCAGAGGGGGCGGGATGCTGCGGGGCGCTGACCCACCACATGGGCAAGACAAGGGAAAGCCACGCCACGGCGGCCAAGAACATCCGCGCCTGGAGCGCCGAGATGAGGGGCGAAGGGCTCGATGCGATCGTCATCAACACGTCGGGTTGCGGGACGACCGTGAAGGATTACGGCCACATGTTCCGGGACGATGTGGACCTGGCAGAGGATGCGGCTGCCGTGGCCGGACTTGCCAAGGACGTGAGCGAGGTTCTGATCGACCTGCTGCCGGAGGGGGCGGAGGTGTTCTCCCCCAATATCGCGCGCGTGGCCGTGGCGGGAACCGACGCGCCGGTGCCGGTGGCGTCCCCGCTCTTTGCCGGCGGACCAAGGGACGG belongs to Hasllibacter sp. MH4015 and includes:
- the glcF gene encoding glycolate oxidase subunit GlcF, with product MQTTFTPEQLKDSATARSNEILRTCVHCGFCTATCPTYQVLGDELDSPRGRIYLIKDMLENGRPADEKTVKHIDRCLSCLACMTTCPSGVHYMHLVDHAREYIENTYKRPLFERVLRWTLAQILPYPMRFRVALLGAKIGRPFARLMPDARLRAMLEMAPKQIPPVSRNDDPQTFPAAQKKMRVALMTGCAQKALNTDINDATIRLLTRLGAEVVVAEGAGCCGALTHHMGKTRESHATAAKNIRAWSAEMRGEGLDAIVINTSGCGTTVKDYGHMFRDDVDLAEDAAAVAGLAKDVSEVLIDLLPEGAEVFSPNIARVAVAGTDAPVPVASPLFAGGPRDGIRVAYHAACSLQHGQQIKTYPKDLLKRAGFKVVEPADSHLCCGSAGTYNLMQPEISKQLKARKVETLEATKPDVIAAGNIGCMMQIGSGIGVPIVHTVELLDWATGGPRPPAFDREDDVAKVPILR
- a CDS encoding FAD-linked oxidase C-terminal domain-containing protein yields the protein MEMPKPDASVLARKARIVELLTKVLPSSAVIHDETETRAYECDALTAYKCPPLAVVLPSSTEEVAEILKICHAQGVPVVPRGAGTSLAGGALPTADSVILGVARLNRVLETDYENRIIRVQTGRTNLSVTGAVEAEDFFYAPDPSSQLACAIAGNIAMNSGGAHCLKYGVTTNNLLGVTMVTMEGEVIEIGGAHLDSGGYDLLGLICGSEGQLGVVTEATLRILRKPEGARPVLIGFDSNEVAGACVSDIIKAGVLPVAIEFMDRPILEITERHAKAGYPDCEALLIVEVEGSEGEIDAQLGLIKQIARSHNPVELREAETAEEAGRIWLGRKSAFGAVGQVADYMCLDGTIPVSELPRVLKGIEEIADKYGLKVGNVFHAGDGNMHPLIMFDANKPGDLELCEQCGADILRLCVEVGGCLTGEHGVGVEKRDLMGAQFTEADMEVQMKVKDVFDPAWLLNPAKVFPLAASARRREKDFAA
- a CDS encoding FAD-binding protein; translated protein: MSPASETELAEMIAGAAAPLRIRGGGTRSIGAAGAGEVLRTDALSGVELYEPGALTLVVRAGTPLEEVETLLAEEGQMLPFEPPRMAGVLGRDGVSTIGGVVAANASGPRRFQAGACRDALIGVRFVDGTGSVLKNGGRVMKNVTGYDLVKLMAGSWGTLGVLSEVAFKVLPKLNGATLRVHGVEGARALDAMTRAVTSPFDVNGAALVPGEGAYLRVEGLETSVTYRIGKLKDLLGDLGEIEVIDDPEASAALWRDLRDVARFADGTAALWRISMKASDMVATFLSGPLREVAFDYQLDWAGGLAWVRLSEDAAAHAATTLGAGGTGAEAGIVAFHRHLQNMCRAQTGGHATLFRAPDSVLSQVDVFQPEAAGVARLSAGLRAKFDPRGILNPGLMGT